In one window of Duganella dendranthematis DNA:
- a CDS encoding methyl-accepting chemotaxis protein — MFKNLLIKWKLATLVAIMMVALLVVGAAGYRGIAKVGGAVNEIGVVRLPSIQGLLVMSEGQTAVSAATLYVGTWSHEYQSQDKFAEAIEMRKKAWANIDRGWKRYEPLPQTNEEAVLWKQFTGEWAAWKAADDKLGAIIAKLAVNKDEQTQNALFGEFYQIFNPSRPLFQKAESTLMKIERLNEGISDASVREGMAAVSSAEWAMLIAAVIAAMVAIGCAVYIAGAITNPINEAVRVAQTVASGDLTSHIEVATKEETGQLLGALKEMNDSLIRIVGQVRGGTETIATASAQIASGNLDLSSRTEEQASSLEETASSMEELTSTVRQNADNARQANTLAASASGVAQRGGEVVARVVQTMDSINASSSKIVDIIAVIDGIAFQTNILALNAAVEAARAGEQGRGFAVVAGEVRTLAHRSAAAAKEIKQLIGDSVEQVGAGSKLVEEAGATMGEIVTSVQRVTDIMGEISMATQEQSTGIDQINMAVGQMDTVTQQNAALVEEAAAAAASLEEQAAQLAEVVSVFRMDAVSAPRAPAMAARRTATATVPAAAAATKSRPALKSAATKPAAASASSAAKAPARQMATAASDDWEEF, encoded by the coding sequence ATGTTCAAAAATCTGCTCATCAAGTGGAAGCTGGCGACCTTGGTCGCCATTATGATGGTGGCGCTGCTGGTGGTGGGCGCGGCGGGCTATCGAGGGATTGCCAAGGTGGGCGGCGCGGTGAATGAGATCGGCGTGGTGCGTCTGCCTTCGATCCAGGGGTTGCTGGTGATGAGCGAGGGACAGACGGCGGTGTCGGCGGCCACGCTGTATGTGGGCACCTGGTCGCATGAGTACCAGTCGCAGGACAAGTTCGCCGAGGCGATCGAGATGCGCAAGAAGGCCTGGGCCAATATCGACCGCGGCTGGAAGCGCTACGAGCCATTGCCGCAGACGAACGAGGAAGCGGTGTTGTGGAAGCAGTTCACCGGCGAGTGGGCGGCATGGAAGGCGGCCGACGATAAGCTCGGCGCCATCATCGCCAAGCTGGCGGTCAACAAGGACGAGCAGACGCAGAACGCCTTGTTCGGCGAGTTTTATCAGATCTTCAATCCGTCGCGCCCGTTGTTCCAGAAGGCCGAGTCCACGCTGATGAAAATCGAACGCCTCAACGAAGGCATTTCCGATGCCAGCGTGCGGGAGGGCATGGCGGCGGTCAGCAGCGCCGAGTGGGCGATGCTGATTGCGGCGGTGATCGCGGCGATGGTGGCGATCGGCTGCGCGGTGTACATCGCCGGCGCCATCACCAATCCGATCAACGAGGCGGTGCGGGTGGCGCAGACGGTGGCGTCGGGCGACCTGACCAGCCATATCGAAGTGGCCACCAAGGAGGAGACCGGCCAGTTGCTGGGGGCGCTGAAGGAAATGAACGATAGCCTGATCCGCATCGTCGGCCAGGTGCGCGGTGGCACCGAGACGATTGCCACGGCGTCGGCGCAGATCGCCAGCGGCAACCTGGATTTGTCGTCGCGCACCGAGGAGCAGGCCAGTTCGCTGGAAGAGACGGCGTCGTCGATGGAGGAGTTGACCTCGACGGTGCGGCAGAATGCCGACAATGCGCGCCAGGCCAATACGCTGGCGGCGTCGGCCTCCGGGGTGGCGCAGCGCGGCGGCGAGGTGGTGGCGCGCGTGGTGCAGACCATGGATTCGATCAATGCGTCGTCGTCCAAGATTGTCGACATCATTGCCGTGATTGACGGCATTGCGTTCCAGACCAATATTCTGGCGCTAAATGCGGCGGTGGAGGCGGCCCGCGCGGGTGAGCAGGGACGCGGCTTTGCGGTGGTGGCGGGCGAGGTGCGCACGCTGGCGCATCGCTCGGCGGCGGCCGCCAAGGAGATCAAGCAGCTGATCGGCGATTCGGTCGAGCAGGTCGGCGCCGGCAGCAAGCTGGTGGAAGAGGCCGGCGCGACGATGGGCGAGATCGTCACCAGCGTGCAGCGCGTGACCGATATCATGGGCGAGATCAGCATGGCGACCCAGGAGCAAAGCACGGGCATCGATCAAATCAATATGGCGGTCGGGCAGATGGATACGGTGACGCAGCAGAATGCGGCGCTGGTGGAGGAGGCAGCGGCGGCGGCGGCATCGCTGGAGGAGCAGGCGGCGCAGCTGGCGGAGGTGGTCAGCGTGTTCCGCATGGATGCGGTGTCGGCGCCACGCGCGCCGGCGATGGCGGCGCGGCGCACGGCTACGGCCACGGTACCGGCAGCTGCGGCTGCGACGAAATCGCGGCCGGCGCTGAAGTCGGCTGCCACCAAGCCAGCGGCGGCCTCAGCTTCTTCAGCGGCCAAGGCGCCGGCCCGGCAAATGGCGACAGCGGCGTCGGACGATTGGGAAGAGTTTTAA
- a CDS encoding lipase secretion chaperone: MQTVTRTVLRLMVVGVLAGAGVGLLLHHDAPAAPAWLTATAGAGPADPASDAAAAPAPDGSPVGRAAADTQPDGAVRADVNDRLQVNAELAYLFDYYLAGLGQRPLEAIRADIIRELDKRLRPAPAAEARRLLDAYLAYKRALVDLERDLPPAPDPVQNARQRLAAVQQLRSAYFSNDESAGLFAASDAYDLDAIARLDINSDANLSDAQRQQRLAALDARLPPKLREDREAPTRIIKLEALVSQARAQGADDNEIYRLRATALSPSAAARLADVDREEADWQRRIGAYQTQRRQLQQSTSDANALQQLRDAGFTPDEQKRLPAYE, from the coding sequence ATGCAGACTGTGACGCGCACCGTGCTGCGCCTGATGGTGGTCGGCGTGCTGGCGGGCGCTGGCGTCGGCCTGTTGCTGCACCATGATGCGCCGGCCGCGCCGGCCTGGTTGACGGCGACGGCCGGCGCTGGTCCCGCTGATCCCGCCAGCGACGCGGCTGCCGCGCCAGCGCCGGATGGCTCGCCCGTCGGCCGCGCCGCCGCCGACACGCAGCCGGATGGAGCCGTGCGCGCCGACGTAAACGACCGCCTGCAAGTCAACGCCGAACTGGCCTACCTGTTCGACTACTATCTGGCCGGCCTGGGCCAGCGTCCACTGGAAGCGATCCGTGCCGACATCATTCGTGAACTGGACAAGCGCCTGCGCCCCGCTCCGGCAGCCGAAGCGCGGCGCCTGCTGGACGCCTACCTGGCCTACAAGCGCGCGCTGGTGGACCTCGAACGTGACCTGCCGCCAGCCCCCGACCCCGTGCAAAACGCACGACAGCGCCTGGCCGCCGTTCAGCAACTGCGCAGCGCCTACTTCAGCAACGACGAAAGCGCCGGCCTGTTCGCCGCCAGCGACGCTTACGACCTGGACGCCATCGCCCGGCTCGACATCAACAGCGACGCCAACCTGAGCGACGCCCAACGCCAGCAACGGCTGGCCGCGCTGGACGCCCGCCTGCCGCCCAAGCTGCGCGAAGACCGCGAAGCGCCGACCCGCATCATCAAGCTGGAAGCGTTGGTCAGTCAGGCGCGCGCGCAAGGCGCCGACGATAACGAAATCTACCGCCTGCGCGCGACTGCGTTGTCGCCCTCGGCCGCCGCGCGCCTGGCCGATGTCGACCGCGAGGAAGCCGACTGGCAACGCCGCATCGGCGCCTACCAAACCCAGCGACGCCAACTACAGCAATCGACCAGCGACGCCAACGCGCTGCAGCAACTGCGCGACGCCGGCTTTACGCCCGACGAACAAAAGCGTTTGCCCGCCTACGAATAA
- a CDS encoding lipase family alpha/beta hydrolase, translating to MRHRFLQCLTVCLMLFAAVPSPASAAGYTQTHYPIVLVHGLFGFDRVGPVDYFYGIAPALRSGGADVYVTSVSAANSTEVRGEQLLLQVKQILAATGAAKVNLIGHSHGAPTSRYVASVRPDLIASVTSVGGVNQGSRVADVLIGAVPDVTYGVANAVSGLISFLSGSPTLPQNARAAAVSLSTAGTAAFNARHPEGVPTTACGEGAYQVNGVYYFSWSGAKPLTNVLDASDPVLGLTALAFNGAKNDGLVSSCSSHLGRVLRDDYALNHLDEVNQLIGITNLFETNPVTLYRQQANRLQGLGL from the coding sequence ATGCGCCACCGCTTCCTGCAATGCCTGACCGTGTGCCTGATGTTATTTGCCGCCGTGCCATCGCCAGCGTCGGCGGCCGGCTACACGCAAACCCACTACCCGATCGTGCTGGTGCACGGCCTGTTCGGCTTCGACCGCGTCGGTCCGGTCGACTACTTCTACGGCATCGCGCCGGCACTGCGCAGCGGCGGCGCCGATGTCTACGTCACCTCCGTCTCAGCCGCCAACAGCACCGAAGTGCGCGGCGAACAGCTGCTGTTGCAGGTCAAGCAAATCCTGGCCGCCACCGGCGCCGCCAAGGTCAACCTGATCGGCCACAGCCACGGCGCGCCGACCTCGCGCTATGTGGCCTCGGTGCGGCCGGACCTAATCGCCTCGGTCACCAGCGTGGGCGGCGTCAACCAGGGCTCGCGCGTGGCCGACGTGCTGATCGGCGCGGTGCCGGATGTGACGTACGGCGTCGCCAACGCCGTGTCGGGCCTGATCAGCTTCCTGTCCGGCAGCCCGACGCTGCCGCAGAATGCGCGCGCGGCGGCGGTCTCGCTCAGCACCGCCGGCACGGCCGCCTTCAACGCCCGTCACCCGGAAGGTGTGCCGACCACGGCCTGCGGCGAAGGCGCGTATCAGGTCAACGGCGTATATTACTTCTCGTGGAGCGGCGCCAAGCCGCTGACCAATGTGCTGGACGCCAGCGACCCGGTGCTGGGCCTGACCGCGCTGGCCTTCAACGGCGCCAAGAATGACGGTCTGGTCAGCAGCTGCTCCAGCCACCTGGGCCGCGTGCTGCGCGACGACTACGCGCTAAATCACCTGGACGAGGTCAACCAGCTGATCGGCATCACCAACCTGTTCGAGACCAATCCAGTCACCTTGTACCGCCAGCAGGCCAACCGCCTGCAAGGACTGGGACTGTAA
- a CDS encoding TetR/AcrR family transcriptional regulator, protein MPAPFDFHQFQAMTPLDGVNIWGYLLDRYADRITVKRRKPALENLEKIFNATFKLANAVGFRAMNLRDLCGETGLSMGGLYGYISNKDQLAEMIEDVVRHATHEVPKMFADVADPLDRLEALIRASIYVSEILQPWFYFVFMDSRVLQAEQRGTAKESELHVQALFAAVIAQVPGLRGSPDLIAAHILATFQDWYVKRWKYRAADIGPDRFADSAVQMMRGYLAA, encoded by the coding sequence TTGCCGGCGCCATTCGACTTCCACCAATTCCAGGCGATGACGCCGCTCGACGGCGTCAATATCTGGGGCTATCTGCTCGACCGCTATGCCGACCGCATTACGGTCAAGCGCCGCAAGCCGGCGCTGGAGAACCTGGAAAAAATCTTCAACGCCACCTTCAAGCTGGCCAACGCGGTCGGCTTCCGCGCCATGAATCTGCGCGATCTGTGCGGCGAGACCGGGCTGTCGATGGGCGGCTTGTACGGCTACATCAGCAACAAGGACCAGCTGGCCGAGATGATCGAGGATGTGGTGCGCCACGCAACCCACGAGGTGCCGAAGATGTTCGCCGACGTCGCCGATCCGCTGGACCGGCTGGAGGCGCTGATCCGCGCGTCGATTTATGTGTCGGAGATTTTGCAGCCGTGGTTTTACTTCGTCTTCATGGATTCGCGCGTGTTGCAGGCCGAGCAGCGCGGTACGGCCAAGGAGTCGGAGCTGCATGTGCAGGCGCTATTTGCCGCGGTGATCGCGCAAGTGCCGGGACTGCGCGGCAGTCCAGACCTGATCGCCGCGCATATTCTCGCCACGTTCCAGGACTGGTACGTCAAGCGCTGGAAGTACCGCGCCGCCGACATCGGGCCGGACCGCTTTGCCGACAGCGCCGTGCAGATGATGCGCGGCTATCTGGCGGCCTAG
- a CDS encoding penicillin-binding protein 1A encodes MTTSNLPAWVNRRNLIRAAIGAGLAALVGGGLLLAYLLLYVAPNLPSLDAITDYRPKIPLRIYTADNALIGEFGEEHRDFIPIKDMPELMKKSLLAIEDKRFYEHNGIDWKRALGAAKANLGGAMRQGGSTITMQVARNFFLTRDKFYSRKLTEVMLALKIEAALSKEQILELYMNQIYLGQRSFGFGAAAQTYFGKPLKDLDVAETAMLAGLPQNPARHNPAVNPKRAKQRQQVVLRAMRDLDYITDAQYQKASHETLHINRKGQDFDVHAEYVAELARQTVYAQFKEESYTRGISVYTTILKADQKAAYDSMRRNVLNYDQRHGYRGPEAFITLPASEDERDDAIEDALQKRPGSDGLIPAVVLEVGAKAIKVQNPSGEEITISGDGLRLAAGALSDKAKDAIRLRPGAVIRILQGDKGGWAVSQVPQVSAGFVSLDAVTGGYHAMVGGFDFNLQKFNHVTQAWRQPGSSIKPFVYSAALERGFSPATIINDAPLNLTGAETGNEAWSPKNDDGKFDGPITMRTALSESKNVVSVRILRAITVPYAHGYLGKFGFDLAKHPKNLTMALGTGAVTPAQLAGAYSVFANGGYSVEPYLIAKIVDGDGKIISEVKPRATLPDDARVIDPRNAYVTDSMLRQVTRTGTGGAVARLGRPDLAGKTGTSSDAVDGWFAGYGGGIVAVSWMGYDDSRSLGGKEFGATVALPIWIDYMKVAMQSRPPQERPVPAGLTQVDGEWLYDEFTGDAARHTLDMDDQPAGAENVTPGEVLTPGAPGAPTTAPAAAPGAENIKPVPTGPGR; translated from the coding sequence TTGACAACCTCCAACCTGCCGGCGTGGGTCAACCGCCGCAATCTGATCCGTGCCGCCATCGGCGCCGGCCTGGCCGCCCTGGTGGGCGGCGGGCTGCTGCTGGCGTATCTGCTGCTGTACGTCGCACCCAATTTACCGTCGCTGGACGCCATCACCGACTACCGGCCGAAGATCCCGTTGCGCATCTACACCGCCGACAACGCCCTGATCGGCGAATTCGGCGAAGAACACCGCGACTTCATCCCGATCAAGGACATGCCGGAGCTGATGAAAAAATCACTGCTGGCGATCGAGGACAAGCGCTTCTACGAGCACAACGGCATCGACTGGAAGCGCGCGCTGGGGGCGGCCAAGGCCAACCTGGGCGGCGCCATGCGCCAGGGCGGCTCCACCATCACCATGCAGGTGGCGCGCAACTTCTTCCTGACGCGCGACAAGTTTTACAGCCGCAAGCTGACCGAAGTGATGCTGGCCCTGAAGATCGAGGCCGCACTGAGCAAGGAACAGATCCTGGAACTGTATATGAACCAGATTTACCTCGGCCAACGCTCGTTCGGCTTCGGCGCCGCCGCCCAGACCTATTTCGGCAAGCCGCTGAAGGACCTGGACGTGGCGGAAACCGCGATGCTGGCCGGGCTGCCGCAGAATCCGGCGCGCCACAACCCGGCCGTCAACCCGAAACGCGCCAAGCAACGCCAGCAGGTGGTGCTGCGCGCCATGCGCGACCTCGACTACATCACCGACGCCCAGTACCAGAAAGCGTCGCATGAAACCCTGCACATCAACCGCAAGGGCCAGGACTTTGACGTCCACGCCGAATATGTGGCCGAACTGGCGCGCCAGACCGTGTACGCGCAGTTCAAGGAAGAATCGTACACGCGCGGTATCAGCGTCTACACCACGATTCTCAAGGCCGACCAGAAAGCCGCCTACGACTCGATGCGCCGCAACGTGCTGAACTACGACCAGCGCCACGGCTACCGCGGCCCGGAAGCCTTCATCACGCTGCCGGCCAGCGAGGATGAGCGCGACGACGCCATCGAGGACGCGCTGCAAAAGCGTCCCGGCAGCGACGGCCTGATTCCGGCCGTGGTGCTGGAAGTCGGCGCCAAGGCCATCAAGGTGCAGAACCCGTCCGGCGAAGAAATCACCATCAGCGGCGACGGCCTGCGACTGGCCGCCGGCGCGCTCAGCGACAAGGCCAAGGACGCGATCCGGCTGCGGCCCGGCGCGGTGATCCGCATCCTGCAGGGGGACAAGGGCGGCTGGGCGGTCAGCCAGGTGCCGCAGGTCTCGGCCGGCTTCGTCTCGCTCGACGCCGTCACCGGCGGCTACCACGCGATGGTGGGCGGCTTCGATTTCAACCTGCAGAAGTTCAACCACGTCACGCAGGCGTGGCGCCAGCCGGGCTCGTCGATCAAGCCGTTCGTCTACTCGGCGGCGCTGGAGCGCGGCTTCTCGCCGGCCACCATCATCAACGACGCCCCGCTCAATCTGACCGGCGCCGAAACCGGCAACGAAGCGTGGTCGCCGAAGAATGACGATGGCAAGTTCGACGGCCCGATCACCATGCGCACCGCGCTGTCGGAATCGAAGAACGTGGTGTCGGTGCGCATCCTGCGCGCCATCACCGTGCCGTACGCACACGGCTACCTGGGCAAGTTCGGCTTCGACCTGGCCAAGCATCCGAAGAACCTGACCATGGCGCTGGGCACCGGGGCGGTGACGCCGGCGCAGCTGGCCGGCGCCTATTCGGTGTTCGCCAACGGCGGCTATTCGGTCGAACCGTATCTGATCGCCAAGATCGTCGATGGCGACGGCAAGATCATCTCCGAAGTCAAGCCGCGCGCCACGCTGCCGGACGACGCCCGCGTGATCGACCCGCGCAACGCCTACGTCACCGACTCGATGCTGCGCCAGGTGACCCGTACCGGCACCGGCGGCGCGGTGGCCCGCCTGGGCCGTCCCGACCTGGCCGGCAAGACCGGCACGTCGAGCGACGCGGTCGACGGCTGGTTTGCCGGCTACGGCGGCGGCATCGTCGCCGTGTCATGGATGGGCTATGACGACTCGCGTTCGCTGGGCGGCAAGGAATTCGGCGCCACCGTGGCGCTGCCGATCTGGATCGACTACATGAAAGTGGCGATGCAGAGCCGGCCGCCGCAAGAGCGCCCGGTGCCGGCAGGCCTGACGCAGGTGGATGGCGAATGGCTGTACGATGAATTCACCGGCGACGCCGCGCGCCATACGCTGGACATGGACGACCAGCCGGCCGGCGCCGAGAATGTGACGCCGGGCGAAGTGCTGACGCCGGGTGCGCCGGGTGCGCCGACAACGGCTCCGGCGGCAGCGCCGGGCGCGGAAAACATCAAGCCGGTGCCGACCGGGCCCGGCCGCTAA
- the glpD gene encoding glycerol-3-phosphate dehydrogenase — protein MAQPQHILDCDVLIIGGGINGAGIARDAAGRGLSVVLCEKDDLAAHTSSASTKLIHGGLRYLEYYEFNLVRKALREREVLLRAAPHIMWPLRFVMPHAPGQRPALLIRAGLWLYDRLARRDLLPASAAIKLRGQALGQPLKPEFARGFVYSDGWVDDARLVVLNAIDAGEKGATILTQAVCTKLERQAADWQATLFKPSCGEIRVNARYVVNAAGPWTAALLHATLPKEDGGHLRLIKGSHIVVKRLFAHDHAYIFQHADGRIVFAIPYEGEFTLIGTTDLDYEGDANQVAISEDEIAYLCRLASQYFVAPVVPADVVWSYSGVRPLVEDGADAKAVTRDYRLEIDSHGPPILSVFGGKITTFRKLAEEAVDHIAKALDNRHGGWTHDACLPGGDLFGATPQNRAVKEFDGWVGAQRSRYGWLPAALLTRYCRAYGTRINTLLDGRAALADLGEEIVPGLYAVEVEYLRRYEWARTAQDILWRRSKLGLHLPASAADQLQAWLNVHPLSR, from the coding sequence ATGGCGCAACCCCAGCATATTCTCGATTGCGATGTCCTGATCATCGGCGGCGGCATCAATGGCGCCGGCATTGCGCGCGACGCCGCCGGCCGCGGGCTGTCGGTGGTGCTGTGCGAGAAGGACGATCTGGCCGCCCACACGTCGTCGGCGTCGACCAAGCTGATTCACGGCGGGCTGCGCTATCTGGAGTATTACGAATTCAACCTGGTGCGCAAGGCGCTGCGCGAACGCGAGGTGCTGCTGCGCGCCGCGCCGCACATCATGTGGCCGCTGCGCTTCGTGATGCCGCACGCGCCCGGCCAGCGGCCGGCGCTGCTGATCCGCGCCGGACTGTGGCTGTACGACCGGCTGGCGCGGCGCGATCTGCTGCCGGCCTCGGCCGCCATCAAGCTGCGCGGCCAGGCGCTGGGCCAGCCGCTCAAGCCGGAATTTGCGCGCGGTTTCGTGTATTCCGATGGCTGGGTCGATGACGCGCGGCTGGTGGTGCTGAACGCCATCGACGCTGGCGAGAAGGGCGCCACCATCCTGACCCAGGCGGTGTGCACCAAGCTGGAGCGCCAGGCCGCCGACTGGCAGGCCACGCTGTTCAAGCCGAGTTGCGGCGAGATCCGGGTCAACGCCCGCTATGTGGTCAATGCGGCCGGGCCGTGGACCGCCGCGTTGCTGCACGCGACGCTGCCGAAGGAGGACGGCGGGCATCTGCGGCTGATCAAGGGCAGCCACATCGTCGTCAAGCGGCTGTTCGCGCATGACCACGCGTATATTTTCCAGCATGCGGATGGGCGGATCGTATTTGCGATTCCGTACGAGGGCGAGTTTACGCTGATCGGCACCACCGACCTCGATTATGAGGGGGACGCCAACCAGGTCGCCATCAGCGAGGACGAGATCGCCTATTTGTGCCGCCTGGCCAGCCAGTATTTTGTCGCGCCGGTGGTGCCGGCCGATGTGGTGTGGAGCTATTCCGGCGTGCGGCCGCTGGTCGAGGATGGCGCCGACGCCAAGGCCGTCACGCGCGATTACCGGCTGGAGATTGATAGTCACGGTCCGCCGATCCTGAGCGTGTTCGGCGGCAAGATCACCACCTTCCGCAAGCTGGCGGAGGAGGCGGTCGACCACATCGCCAAGGCGCTCGACAACCGCCACGGCGGCTGGACCCACGACGCCTGCCTGCCGGGCGGCGACCTGTTTGGCGCCACGCCGCAGAACCGCGCGGTCAAGGAATTCGATGGCTGGGTCGGCGCCCAGCGCAGCCGCTACGGCTGGCTGCCGGCGGCGCTGCTGACGCGCTATTGCCGCGCCTACGGCACCCGCATCAATACGCTGTTGGACGGCCGCGCCGCGCTGGCCGACCTCGGCGAGGAAATCGTCCCTGGCCTGTACGCGGTGGAAGTGGAATACCTGCGCCGCTATGAGTGGGCGCGCACCGCGCAGGACATCCTGTGGCGCCGCAGCAAGCTTGGCCTGCATCTGCCGGCCAGTGCCGCCGACCAGCTGCAAGCCTGGCTCAACGTCCATCCGCTCAGTCGTTAG